The Lycium ferocissimum isolate CSIRO_LF1 chromosome 1, AGI_CSIRO_Lferr_CH_V1, whole genome shotgun sequence genome includes a region encoding these proteins:
- the LOC132052592 gene encoding cyclin-U4-1-like: protein MSEIESCDQDMPRVVNFMASVLERVAETNDLSRRFSAQKISMFHGLTRPTISVLSYLERIFKYANCSPSCFIVAYIYLDRFSQRQPLLPINSFNVHRLLITSVLVSAKFMDDIFYNNAYYAKVGGISTTEMNLLEVDFLFGIGFQLNVTPSTFHTYCSYLQTEMLLLETPPIPMPLKIGRNVNQHCCISEDESTHQHHELAV, encoded by the exons atgtcTGAAATAGAAAGTTGTGATCAGGACATGCCTAGAGTTGTAAATTTCATGGCCTCTGTTCTTGAAAGAGTGGCAGAAACAAATGATCTCAGCCGTAGATTTAGTGCACAAAAGATCTCTATGTTTCATGGACTTACTAGGCCTACAATTTCTGTTTTGAGTTATTTGGAAAGGATATTCAAATATGCCAATTGTAGTCCTTCTTGTTTTATTGTGGCATATATTTATCTTGATCGGTTTTCACAGAGACAACCATTGTTGCCAATCAATTCTTTCAATGTTCATCGGTTGCTCATCACTAGTGTCTTGGTTTCTGCTAAATTCATGGATGATAT ATTTTACAACAATGCTTACTATGCAAAAGTTGGAGGAATAAGCACAACAGAAATGAACCTACTAGAAGTGGACTTCTTATTTGGGATAGGATTTCAATTAAACGTGACTCCCTCAACATTCCACACCTACTGCTCTTATCTACAGACAGAGATGTTGCTGCTAGAAACACCACCCATCCCAATGCCTCTCAAAATTGGCAGAAATGTGAACCAACATTGTTGCATCAGTGAGGATGAATCCACTCATCAACACCATGAATTAGccgtttga